GAGTCGAGCTCCTCGGGAGAGGACCTGTACAGAAGCCGTCTCGAAAGGTTTCGCTAGCGGCGTTCATGACGAACCTGTGTAGGTGGTTTTACTGAGGCAGCTTTTGGATACAATGGGAACAAATCGATTTTTGGTCAATTCCTTGTCCATTGGGACCAAAAGATGCTGATtaatatttcttcttttatttacaaaataagattaatataaattattttaaaaaaaaattatatattacttTGCAaggatattaaattttattaaattgtttataattttaatcaaatataattatttttataattttttaatattttaatcaaaatattaatttaaataaaaatatttattatttatattttaaatttcatactaaaatttttggaaaaacttcaaaaaccccccctgtggtttcgtagtttctcactttgcccccatgtggtttaaaatgtatcaatttgcccccatgtggttttgtttttctctttttcttatcaatttcattattttttttttccttaaatcagtaataaagttaaaattaaagggtactaaaatgaatatttgataaatctagatgggtatctgaagttttttgtatataatttaacgaaatattaacgaaaaagctaccgaaaagataaaaacgaaaccacaggggggcaaattaattcactttaaaccacagggaggcaaagtgagaaagtacgaaaccacatgggggatttttgaagttttcccaaaattttttaaaaaaaatttaaaaaataaagacttTTAGTAGGCCGGCCAAAAGCCCGGCTCGGCATAGCCCGTGCCTTCCGGGCCAAAGAGCCGTGCCGGACCAAATGGTAGATAACTTGGGCCTGGCACGACCCGGCCTGAAATTAaatccgggccgggccgggctcgACCCTAGCCCGTTTTGGCCCGAAAAATGTGGGCCCGGCACGGCCTTCATTACACCCCTAAGGCTTAAGCACTTATTTATGGATTTATTTTTTCGTATTTTACCATAAAATATAAAGTAGTAGATTAACAGTtgttaaaatacaaaatttatgaATGTAAGAATCGGATGCAcaagatatttttttcttcGGAATGCTTCTTAAGATCTGCacatattaaatctaaaatggAGGATGAGCCTTCTAGCTAATTAACTGTTAAAGTCGAAGATGAAGGGTCAAAGTAAAACTCGGCCCAAAAGTAGATCTAGGACGACCCTCCAATTACTCCCCAAAAGTAGATCTAGGGCGACCCTCCAATTATTGGATGGGTAGGGTAGCATTTTTTCGATCACTAACTCGAATTTGGCTGCTCTGTTCCACTCCGTGTTCTTTGATAATACCGTGTTCTCTCTTGCTTTCGCAAAGCCAGAGAAGCTTTCTTTCTGGGCCATCAACATGTCGACCGGACTGACTATCGGCGGCTGGTTCGCACAAGCCTTCATCCAAACTCTCGCCGACAAGGCCAGCTCCTACTTCCTCCAGCACTCCTGGCAGAGCTACGATCTCGCGCACGACCTCAGGCAGCTGAGCTCCTCGCTCAAGAAGGCGCGCGCCGTCCTATGCCGTGCCGAGCGAAAGGGGACTGCCAATATGCACGATGACTTGGCGACGCTGGCCGCGGAACTCAGAGGCGCGGTCTACGACGCCGAGGACTTGCTCGGCGACCTTGACTACGAAACCCTGAGTCGGAAGATCGAAGGAGGCGAGGCAGTTGACTCGCCAACCTCCTCTCCGTCTTCTCTTGCAGACATTTTCAGCCTCGGCAACGGTGATATCGAGTTCATATTGAGGGAAGTTGGAGACAGGCTGGGTCAAGCTGCTAAAAAACTGGAGGACTTCCTGAACTCAGAGCACGACCAGATGCTGCCTGtcgagagggagagggagacgAGTTCCTTCTTGACCGTGCCTAAAGTGTTCGGCAGGGAAGACAAGAAGAAGGCTATTATAGAACTGCTGCTGCCTGGATCCGGCGGCgccagtgtcacgccccgggacccagcggaagccagCTTCTCTGTTCTGCCTATAATCGGCGCGGTAGGAGTGGGGAAGACTACTTTGGCTCAGTATGTCTACAACGACCCGAGGGTGAGTGAACACTTTAACCTGAAAATGTGGGTGTGTGTCTCTCACTCCTTTGATGTGAAACGGCTGACTAAGCAGATGATAGAGTCTGCAACCGGCAAGATGCAAGATGATCTTAGCTTGGACTCTCTTCAAGTGATCCTGCAGAGGAAGGTGATGACAAGTAGGAGGTTCCTACTTGTCCTCGATGATGTAAGGAGGGAGGATGACAGTGAGGAATGGCAGAAGCTTTGTGCCCCGTTAAGGCAGGGGCACCAAGGAAGCATGATCTTGGTGACTGCTCGCTCTCGAAGGGTTGCCGACGTAATGGGCACAATGGAACCAATCCATCTGCAGAGTTTGTCTGATGATGATTGCTGGAAGTTCCTCAAGTCGCGTGCATTTGGTCCTGAGGCAGTTCCTTCCGATTTAGAGGCCGTTGGTACTAGTATGGCTGCCAAGCTGAAGGGATCGCCATCAGCTGTGATATCTCTAGCAGGCCAGTTGAGCCGGTTGAGCCGGTTGAACGGGAGAACAAGTGTTGGAGACTGGCGGAGGATCATGAATACAGAAATGTGGGAATCACAACAGGATGGCATTATGGAGCCCTTCCTATCGAGCTATCAATATTTGCCAGGCCACCTAAAGCAATGTTTCTCATTTTGTTCCATCTTTCCCAAACAGTATCCATTCAATCAACGTGAACTGGTCGGTGTTTGGATGGCACAAGGCTTCATTGCACCTCAAGAAAATACACAAATGGAAGATGTAGGAACTAGATATTTGCACGATTTGATAGACAAATTTTTCTTTGAGTATACTCAACGGGACCATCGACAATATATAATCCCTGATTTGATGCATGAGCTGGCACACTTGATTTCCAGGAAGGAATGTTTCATGCTGCAAGACAAACGCCATCATGGAATGCCCTCTACAATTCGCCATCTTTCGGTATGTGCGGAAAATATGGAACTGAATAAATTAAACATAGGCCGCAATAGTAAATTGAGATcgcttttgatttttaaaaatattatgccAAATTTGAATCTAGCAATTAATCACTGGTTCGATCAGTTCAAATATATCCGCTTGTTAAATTTGAGATATTGTAAGATTGATGAGCTGCCTAAGAGTATTGGCAACTTAAAACATCTTCGGTATCTCGATATATCTTCGACCCGTATTAAAAAATTGCCTGAGATGCTGTGTGTCCTTTATAATCTACAAGTTTTGAATATATGGGGGTGTTCACTTGAGAGTTTTCCTGAAGGTTTTACAAAGTTAATTAACCTACGATATCTTGATGTTGGAGTAAATTTGATTTCCAAGATAACTAAGATTGGGAGGCTGACTTCTCTTCAAGAGTTGCAGCAGTTCCAAGTCCTAAAGAAGGATGGGCATAGGATTGGTGAATTGAAAGATTTGTCACAACTTCGGAAAAGACTGCATATTAAGAATCTCGAGAATATCGAGTCTGAAGGAGATGCTTGTCAAGCTAAGTTGGATAATAAGGAGTACATGGATGAGTTATTTCTTGAATGGTCTCCCAATGGAAGTAACTTTGCCTTTGATACGAAAGTACTTGAAGACCTCCGACCACATCAAAATCTCAAACAACTAGAAATTAAACACTACGGTGGTGATAGATCTCCTAGTTGGCTGGACAGAAATTTGTTACCTTATATAAGTAAGCTCCACATTGAAAATTGCCCTAATCTCAAGGATATACCCTGCCTTCCTCCTGTTCTCACAGAATTGAGATTGGTAGACTTGGGTCTGGACACACTTCCTTGTCTGTGGGATGAAGGTTCAAGTGGTGTAGGTAGTAGTAGTCACGGCAATGGCAGCATTAAGAGCTCATCGCTCTCGAAGTTACATGTTGAACGGTTCCCACGATTAACGAGTCTTGAGCGGTGGCTGTTGCCACTCTACCTTCCAGTAATCAAATCTATCCAAATCATAGATTGTGAAGAACTACTGTCAGTACGACCGGAAAGATTTGAGAGTTTTGTTCATCTTGAAGACTTGAATATAAGTAATTGTCCTAAGCTCACCAGCAAGGAGAAACTCGGTTTACCCCTTTCCATTAAAAGATTTATGCTTGATGCATGCGGTGATCTCGACAAATCACTTCCCACTTGCCTAGAAAGCCTTACATCTCTCACTGTCGTGAAACTATGTAGGTGTCAGCACATTGTTTACCTTCCACAAAGGATATTGGGTGAACTAACATCTCTCGAATCTTTGTATATTTTGGATTGTCCAGAAATACTCTCGTTGGGGGGTTTAGAGGCACTCACATCTCTCAAAAATCTGACTATCTTAAAATGTCGTGTCATTCAAATATGTGAGCTGGTGATGTCTAATGACGCAGTGAATAGAGAGCGAATGATGCTACAAGAGTTGGAAATTGATGAGACTACCAGTTACAAGCTATCATTTTTATGTAACTTACAACTTTCCTCCTTTGCACTTGTTATATCGGAATCTGCTGAATCTGAATTGTTTGTTGGAGAGGAGGCGGACTGGCTGCGAATCCTCAGATCAGTAGAAAAATTATGGTTTAAAAAATGTACCAATCTTCAATCACTGCCAATCTGGTTGTCTAGCCTGACTTCCCTAAAAAAGTTATGGATAACTGATTGTCCTAATATTAACTCACCGCTGGACAATGCCCTGCGCACCTCTCTGGGAGATGGCTTATATGTCAACAGTTGTGGTCCAATACTTATGGGGTAGTCGTAACGACGAAAGCACTGATTACCCTTCAGCGTTGATTTCAGAGACTACAAACTGGTACTTTTCATACCatcatttctttacttttgttcTTGTTCCTTGCCTTTTACTTCTAACTGCATTTGATGTTGACCAAGTTCTATTTGTTGTACTACCTTTGCTCATAGTGTGTAAGACTTTCTAGAAATCTGATGATGACAAAATTTAATCTTTAACTATTTGTGATGTTCTTTCTGCCAACATATATGTAAGGCGTGGGTGATGTTT
This sequence is a window from Ananas comosus cultivar F153 unplaced genomic scaffold, ASM154086v1, whole genome shotgun sequence. Protein-coding genes within it:
- the LOC109704542 gene encoding putative disease resistance protein RGA1: MSTGLTIGGWFAQAFIQTLADKASSYFLQHSWQSYDLAHDLRQLSSSLKKARAVLCRAERKGTANMHDDLATLAAELRGAVYDAEDLLGDLDYETLSRKIEGGEAVDSPTSSPSSLADIFSLGNGDIEFILREVGDRLGQAAKKLEDFLNSEHDQMLPVERERETSSFLTVPKVFGREDKKKAIIELLLPGSGGASVTPRDPAEASFSVLPIIGAVGVGKTTLAQYVYNDPRVSEHFNLKMWVCVSHSFDVKRLTKQMIESATGKMQDDLSLDSLQVILQRKVMTSRRFLLVLDDVRREDDSEEWQKLCAPLRQGHQGSMILVTARSRRVADVMGTMEPIHLQSLSDDDCWKFLKSRAFGPEAVPSDLEAVGTSMAAKLKGSPSAVISLAGQLSRLSRLNGRTSVGDWRRIMNTEMWESQQDGIMEPFLSSYQYLPGHLKQCFSFCSIFPKQYPFNQRELVGVWMAQGFIAPQENTQMEDVGTRYLHDLIDKFFFEYTQRDHRQYIIPDLMHELAHLISRKECFMLQDKRHHGMPSTIRHLSVCAENMELNKLNIGRNSKLRSLLIFKNIMPNLNLAINHWFDQFKYIRLLNLRYCKIDELPKSIGNLKHLRYLDISSTRIKKLPEMLCVLYNLQVLNIWGCSLESFPEGFTKLINLRYLDVGVNLISKITKIGRLTSLQELQQFQVLKKDGHRIGELKDLSQLRKRLHIKNLENIESEGDACQAKLDNKEYMDELFLEWSPNGSNFAFDTKVLEDLRPHQNLKQLEIKHYGGDRSPSWLDRNLLPYISKLHIENCPNLKDIPCLPPVLTELRLVDLGLDTLPCLWDEGSSGVGSSSHGNGSIKSSSLSKLHVERFPRLTSLERWLLPLYLPVIKSIQIIDCEELLSVRPERFESFVHLEDLNISNCPKLTSKEKLGLPLSIKRFMLDACGDLDKSLPTCLESLTSLTVVKLCRCQHIVYLPQRILGELTSLESLYILDCPEILSLGGLEALTSLKNLTILKCRVIQICELVMSNDAVNRERMMLQELEIDETTSYKLSFLCNLQLSSFALVISESAESELFVGEEADWLRILRSVEKLWFKKCTNLQSLPIWLSSLTSLKKLWITDCPNINSPLDNALRTSLGDGLYVNSCGPILMG